The region TTTACCAGAAAATCAAGAATTTTCACCAAATATCGAGCCCTCTGCCGATGACTCTTCTCCTGATCAGCCTACCCTCAATACATTTTATGAGGAAGCATTGCGTGAGATACAACAAGGTAATTACGCATCGGCTAGCGAGATCATGCAAAAGGCTATTTTTATCGACCTTGATAGTCGCCTGCCCTCGCTCATGGTAAAGACCTGCGATTTTTGGGATGCGCGTCTGAAAAAGCTTCGTCATCTACCCCTCTTGGAGCTCTTCCCTGCCACCTATGAGGCGTGGCTCAATTTCTATAAAAACATCGTGCGGTCCGATACCCTCGTGCTTGATCGGGTGATCCACGTGGTGCGTATGCAAGTCTTTGGCAACGTCATTGAACAGCTTAAGACACACCCGCGTTTAGAGCAAGATGCACAGTATGCTTTTGCCTTGGCTAGAGCTTATAAATACCGGGGCGATTACGATGAAGCTATCGATATTTATGCCTTGGTTTTGGAGCTGGATGCAAAAAATCCCTCCGCCCTTGCCGAACTCGCTGATTGTTACGCCATTATCGACGAAGAGGGGCGCGCCAAAATTCTCTTTAGAGAGGCTTTTTTTCATGGTGCTGATCGGATTTTAATGGATAATTTAGAGTCGGTGATGATTAAGCAGTTGCGTCAAAAGACGCGTGAACTGCATTTACCTGAAACCTATCTTGCTGAGTGGATGGCCGTTTACGGCGTGGTTTTCGGTCTCTTTGATACCAGTCGAGAGCTTAGCAATAGCGAGTATGCAAGGCTTAATCATAGTATCCACGCCTTGCGCGCGCAGGTGGAGGAGCATCCAGAAAAGCGTGGCTTTCTCGTGCCACGCTTGATTTATCGCCTCTTTTGGCTTATCGACTACTTCGTTGCCAATCAGGTAGATGCGCAAGTAACGCGTCAAAATATCGAGAAAGTGCTATTTGAGATTAAATTTTTAGATGAAAGAGTTTATAAAAAATACAAGTTGTGAGAAAAACGTGGAGAGTGGAATGACAGACCCTTTGTTGGATCGTGTGCAGCAGTTATTGGAAGAAGAGAGTTGGACAAGCGCCTCGATAAACGACTTTACCATCAGCCGTTTTGAGAGCATTGATGCCCTTATCGAGCAGATAACCGAGAAGGAGGCAGTTGAACAGGTGCGTGAGCACTGCGATGAGTGGTTGAAGAATCACAAGCAGAGCATTACGGCTCTTTATCTGGGTGGTCTTTTGGCGTGGCGTGAACAGTTGTTGGAAGAGGCAGACTTCTTGGAGTTGATTAGTCTCTTTTATCAAAAAGGTCGTCTGCCGGTGGTCGAGCATCTATGTCATCGCATGCTCTCTTATGGCGAGAATAAGAGTGCACTGGAGTATCTTGCCGAGCGCTATCTACAGGCGGGGCAAGAGGATGAGTACTTTGCTGTTTTAGAGCGATTGGTTAAGGTTGATTATAATAATGCGACGGTTGCGTTTCAGCTGGCACAAATCTACGAAGGGCGCGGTGAGCTAAAGAGCGCGATTGCTCTTTATAAAAAAGCGATTTTTCGTTATATTCACCGTAAACATGTGCAGGGTATTCATGAGAGCTGGGTGAAGTTACTCGCTCTTGATCCACGCGCTTACGATGTTTTCAATGCGATTATCCTCAAGGTGGAGAGCACGATTGATCCTTTGCGTGCCTCCGAATTTATCCGTGAGTACTATCTGCATTTGCGCAAGCAAGATCAGATCGATTTAGCGATTGTTCAGCTCAAAAAGATCCTCTCGATGAATGCGAAGGACAATATTGCCCGTCGTGATTTGGTCGATGCCTATCGCCAGAAGTATTCCGAGCACTCTCGCTTAGAAGAGGTCTTGAAGATCTCTTGTTTGGCACAAAATTGGCGTCCTATCACCGAGGCGCTGGAGAGTTTTGATAAGCATATCAGTTTGGATAAGGGCAAGTTTGTCTACCACCGCAACTGGGGTGTGGGGCGTGTGCGGAGCATCACTGAGGACGAGGTGCTAATCGACTTTGCCAAACAGCGCGGACACAAAATGGCGCTCGATATGGCCACCACTAGCTTGATGGGGCTGGATAAGCACCATATTTGGGTGTTAAAGGCGACGATGCCCAAGGAGAAGCTGCGTGCAAAGATTAAGTCTGAGATGATCTGGGCGTTGACGATTTTGGCCGGAAGCAATGGCGGTAGGACCGACTTTAAACGCATCAAGGCCGAACTTGTCCCCTCGCTCTTTACGCAAAGTGAGTGGAGCACGTGGAGTAATGAGGCGCGTCGTTTGACCAAGACGGTGGATATTTTTGGGAACGACGGCAGTAAAGTTGACGCCTATACCCTACGCAATACCCCAATCAGCTTTGAGGAGAAAGAGTGGAATCGCTTTAAGGGTGAGGAAAATTTCTTTAAAAAGCTTGCCATCTTTGAGCAATTTATTGAAGAGTGCGACACCGAAAGTGAGTATCTGCAGGAGATGTACAAGTACTTTTACTCGTATGTACGTAGCGATGCGCACGTCGATCTCTATACCATTATGAGCTATCTGCTTATTCAACGTATTACGAAGATGGGGCTCTCGCTGGATACCAATATTCCGTATAATTTTAAAGATTTTTTTGACACAGTTTTGGATATTGAACCGCTCTTTATGGGCATCGAGGGCGATGGCTATCGCCATGAATTCCTGATTAATGTAAAGCGCTATGTGGAGCATTGGCAAGAGGTCTACTTGGCGCTGTTACCCTTACAGCCTTCTGCGTCGATGGTGGATGACTTGCTGGCTAGCCATCGCGAAGAGGATATTAAGGCGGTGTTCCAGACGATTTTGGATCGTTATCGTAGCCATTTTGATGCCTTCTGGTCGCTGATCTCTTACCTTCAGCTCGATGAGGGGCGCTTTGAGCGCTTTGGCATCGATCGCGAACGTGTGGTCTTTGCGATGCTCCACTTGGTCGATATTTCGGCGCGCAACGTGCAAGCTAAGAAAGATCTTATTCAGAGTAAGCGTATCTACCGTTTGACCTTCGGTTGGCTCTTCAAAGATGGTCATTTAGAGACCTTCCTCGAGGAATCTAGTGAAAAGATCGCCTCGCGTCTCTTTGCCCTCTTGCGTGAAATGCGCGGGGTAGAAGAGAAGGATGTCGAGTTGGTTAAGACAATGATCTTGGCACGCTATCCATCGCTTGATCTTGAGGTGGTAAAGAAGAGTTCTAGTGAGAGCGAAGTGATGCACCCGCGCCGTATGGCTACTGATGTCTTGTGGGTTACGGAGAAATCTTATCACCAGAAGCAACATCGCCTTAAAGAGATTTTGGAGGTGGAAATTCCTCGCAACTCTGCTGAAATTGGCGAGGCGATTAAGAAGGGCGACCTTAAAGAGAACGCCGAGTATATCAGTGGTAAAGAGATGCAGAATCAGCTCCAGATGGAGGTTGGACGCTTGCAAAAAGATATCGAACAGGCGCGCCTCTTCACGCCCGATCAAGTTGACGCTAGCATGATTGGCTTTGGCGTGGTGGTTACGCTGCAACCTATCGAGGGCAAGCGTAAAGAGACCTACACGATTCTTGGCCCGTGGGAGAGTAACCCCGATAAGAAGATTATCTCCTACCAAGCTCCCTTTGCCATGAAATTACTGGGCAAAAAGGTGGGCGATACCTGCGAATTCACCATCAACGACCGCCACTACCACTATGAAGTGTTGGAGATTACTCCTACCAAATTCTAAGAACATTCTTGGTTATATAGATGAAAGCTACCCATTTTGGGTAGCTTTTTTATGGCTTAAAAAAGAAGAAAGGAATAGGCAAAAGAAGGATAAAGAGCAAGGCTTCGCTCAATAGGAGGGTACGGAGGATGATTATGATTGAGTTTAGATCGAAGAAGCTTTGGGTAAAAAAAGAGATAGTGAGGGTGGTGGGAAACATCCAATTAATAATAAAGCATATCGGCTGAACCAAAATTGTAA is a window of Entomospira culicis DNA encoding:
- a CDS encoding tetratricopeptide repeat protein, with the protein product MRDQKEKFDYNQSQPLEKTHIDLKKIDFNHLLNDSLLQSSRQVAEKPLPENQEFSPNIEPSADDSSPDQPTLNTFYEEALREIQQGNYASASEIMQKAIFIDLDSRLPSLMVKTCDFWDARLKKLRHLPLLELFPATYEAWLNFYKNIVRSDTLVLDRVIHVVRMQVFGNVIEQLKTHPRLEQDAQYAFALARAYKYRGDYDEAIDIYALVLELDAKNPSALAELADCYAIIDEEGRAKILFREAFFHGADRILMDNLESVMIKQLRQKTRELHLPETYLAEWMAVYGVVFGLFDTSRELSNSEYARLNHSIHALRAQVEEHPEKRGFLVPRLIYRLFWLIDYFVANQVDAQVTRQNIEKVLFEIKFLDERVYKKYKL
- the greA gene encoding transcription elongation factor GreA, producing the protein MTDPLLDRVQQLLEEESWTSASINDFTISRFESIDALIEQITEKEAVEQVREHCDEWLKNHKQSITALYLGGLLAWREQLLEEADFLELISLFYQKGRLPVVEHLCHRMLSYGENKSALEYLAERYLQAGQEDEYFAVLERLVKVDYNNATVAFQLAQIYEGRGELKSAIALYKKAIFRYIHRKHVQGIHESWVKLLALDPRAYDVFNAIILKVESTIDPLRASEFIREYYLHLRKQDQIDLAIVQLKKILSMNAKDNIARRDLVDAYRQKYSEHSRLEEVLKISCLAQNWRPITEALESFDKHISLDKGKFVYHRNWGVGRVRSITEDEVLIDFAKQRGHKMALDMATTSLMGLDKHHIWVLKATMPKEKLRAKIKSEMIWALTILAGSNGGRTDFKRIKAELVPSLFTQSEWSTWSNEARRLTKTVDIFGNDGSKVDAYTLRNTPISFEEKEWNRFKGEENFFKKLAIFEQFIEECDTESEYLQEMYKYFYSYVRSDAHVDLYTIMSYLLIQRITKMGLSLDTNIPYNFKDFFDTVLDIEPLFMGIEGDGYRHEFLINVKRYVEHWQEVYLALLPLQPSASMVDDLLASHREEDIKAVFQTILDRYRSHFDAFWSLISYLQLDEGRFERFGIDRERVVFAMLHLVDISARNVQAKKDLIQSKRIYRLTFGWLFKDGHLETFLEESSEKIASRLFALLREMRGVEEKDVELVKTMILARYPSLDLEVVKKSSSESEVMHPRRMATDVLWVTEKSYHQKQHRLKEILEVEIPRNSAEIGEAIKKGDLKENAEYISGKEMQNQLQMEVGRLQKDIEQARLFTPDQVDASMIGFGVVVTLQPIEGKRKETYTILGPWESNPDKKIISYQAPFAMKLLGKKVGDTCEFTINDRHYHYEVLEITPTKF